The following are encoded in a window of Pseudomonas sp. JQ170C genomic DNA:
- a CDS encoding dipeptide ABC transporter ATP-binding protein codes for MNARIQPLQPLIDVRDLQVRFAQGAPVLKGISFSLQAGECLALVGESGSGKSVTSRTLAGLTGAHAQVQASRLAFAGQDLREFSERAWRQVRGAQIGFVMQDALGSLDPLRPVGKEIEEPLQLHSALNREQRQARVLELLQLVGVPSPELRARQYPWQLSGGLRQRALIASAIACNPRLLIADEPTTALDATVQAQVLDLLESLRGDSTAMLIVSHDLAVVSRLANRVAVMHNGVIVEQGSVEAVLQDPQHPYTQYLLKAGAAVHFRRPQVPALAAVVQAPVETTAPLLQVQGLSKAFKGPDGQLRTVVDGVSLQLHKGRTLGIVGESGSGKTTLTRMILGLEIPDGGDIQIKGRPWLSLPEAEKRQLRRSIQVVFQDPLSSFDPRYTVQRVLFEALEVAGHLRASWHTRALELLELVRLDAGLLERRPIELSGGQRQRIAIARALAAQPQILVCDEPVSALDVSVQAQILELLDDLKQRLGLACLFISHDLGVINHVSDQVLVMKDGVAVETGPVRDVFDRPQHPYTRALLDAIPHLESGRRTSFEFLRLAI; via the coding sequence ATGAACGCCCGCATCCAACCGCTGCAACCCTTGATCGATGTGCGCGACTTGCAGGTGCGTTTCGCGCAAGGCGCGCCCGTGCTCAAGGGCATCAGTTTCAGCCTGCAGGCCGGTGAGTGCCTGGCGCTGGTGGGCGAGTCCGGCTCGGGCAAGAGCGTCACCTCGCGCACCCTGGCCGGGCTCACCGGCGCCCATGCCCAGGTCCAGGCCAGCCGCCTGGCCTTTGCCGGGCAGGACCTGCGTGAGTTCTCCGAGCGCGCCTGGCGCCAGGTGCGCGGCGCCCAGATCGGCTTTGTCATGCAGGACGCCCTGGGCTCGCTCGACCCCCTGCGCCCGGTGGGCAAGGAAATCGAAGAGCCCCTGCAACTGCACAGCGCACTGAACCGCGAGCAGCGCCAGGCGCGGGTGCTGGAGTTGCTGCAGCTGGTGGGCGTGCCGTCGCCTGAGCTGCGGGCGCGACAGTATCCCTGGCAGTTGTCGGGCGGTCTGCGCCAGCGGGCGCTGATCGCTTCGGCGATTGCCTGCAACCCGCGCCTGCTGATTGCCGACGAGCCGACCACGGCGCTGGATGCCACGGTGCAGGCCCAGGTGCTGGACCTGCTCGAATCGCTGCGTGGCGACAGCACCGCGATGCTGATCGTCAGCCATGACCTGGCGGTGGTGTCGCGCCTGGCCAACCGGGTGGCGGTGATGCACAACGGGGTGATCGTCGAGCAGGGCAGCGTCGAGGCGGTGCTGCAGGACCCCCAGCATCCTTACACCCAGTACCTGCTCAAGGCCGGTGCGGCCGTTCACTTTCGCCGGCCCCAGGTGCCCGCACTGGCGGCGGTGGTCCAGGCGCCGGTGGAAACCACCGCGCCGCTGTTGCAGGTGCAGGGCCTGAGCAAAGCCTTCAAGGGCCCGGACGGGCAACTGCGCACGGTGGTCGACGGGGTGTCGCTGCAACTGCACAAGGGGCGCACCCTGGGCATCGTCGGCGAGTCGGGCTCGGGCAAGACCACCCTGACCCGAATGATCCTCGGCCTGGAAATCCCCGATGGCGGCGACATCCAGATCAAGGGCCGACCCTGGCTGAGCCTGCCGGAGGCTGAGAAGCGTCAGCTGCGCCGCAGCATCCAGGTGGTGTTCCAGGACCCTCTGAGTTCCTTCGATCCCCGCTACACCGTGCAGCGGGTGCTGTTCGAGGCACTGGAAGTGGCCGGCCACCTGCGCGCCAGCTGGCACACCCGGGCCCTGGAGCTGCTGGAGCTGGTGCGCCTTGATGCGGGCCTGCTGGAGCGTCGTCCGATCGAGCTGTCCGGTGGCCAGCGCCAGCGCATCGCCATTGCCCGGGCGCTGGCGGCGCAGCCGCAGATCCTGGTGTGCGACGAGCCGGTCTCGGCCCTGGATGTGTCGGTGCAGGCGCAGATCCTCGAACTGCTCGACGACCTCAAGCAGCGCCTGGGCCTGGCGTGCCTGTTCATCTCCCACGACCTGGGGGTGATCAACCATGTCAGCGACCAGGTGCTGGTGATGAAAGACGGCGTGGCGGTGGAAACCGGCCCGGTGCGCGATGTCTTCGACCGTCCGCAACACCCCTATACCCGCGCCTTGCTCGATGCCATCCCGCACCTGGAAAGCGGCAGGCGCACCAGCTTTGAATTTCTCCGCCTGGCGATCTGA
- a CDS encoding sigma-54 interaction domain-containing protein, translated as MQLLTLPPSPALATSIRATAQVFEDPKSRALLAHLHQVAPSEASVLIIGETGTGKELVARHIHNLSGRRDKPFVAVNCGAFSESLVEAELFGHEKGAFTGALGAKAGWFEEANGGTLFLDEIGDLPMAIQVKLLRVLQEREVVRLGSRKSIPIDVRVLAATNVQLEKAINAGHFREDLYYRLDVVSLELVPLRERPGDILPLVRHFIQAYSQRLGYGAVSLSSEAEARLRSYGWPGNIRELENVIHHTLLICRDGVIRQQDLRLSNLRIERADDSSDCDDSAEGLLERAFQKLFEQAPGALHEKVDDALLRAAYRFSHHNQVHTANLLGLSRNITRSRLIKIGELAVNRRRPAETVQGERVLNLSI; from the coding sequence ATGCAATTGTTGACCCTCCCGCCCTCACCGGCCCTGGCCACCTCGATCCGCGCCACTGCGCAGGTGTTCGAGGACCCCAAGTCCCGGGCTCTGCTCGCGCACCTGCACCAGGTCGCCCCCAGCGAAGCCAGCGTGCTGATCATCGGCGAGACCGGTACCGGCAAAGAGCTGGTGGCCCGCCACATCCACAACCTCAGCGGCCGACGCGACAAACCCTTTGTCGCCGTCAACTGCGGCGCGTTCTCCGAGTCGCTGGTAGAGGCCGAACTGTTCGGCCATGAAAAAGGCGCCTTTACCGGCGCCCTGGGTGCCAAGGCCGGGTGGTTTGAAGAAGCCAACGGCGGCACGCTGTTCCTCGATGAGATTGGCGACTTGCCCATGGCCATCCAGGTCAAGTTGCTGCGCGTATTGCAGGAGCGCGAAGTGGTGCGCCTGGGGTCGCGCAAAAGCATCCCCATCGATGTACGGGTACTGGCGGCCACCAACGTCCAACTGGAAAAAGCCATCAACGCCGGGCACTTTCGCGAAGACCTCTACTACCGCCTGGACGTAGTCAGCCTGGAACTGGTGCCCCTGCGCGAACGGCCCGGCGACATCCTGCCGCTGGTGCGCCACTTCATCCAGGCCTACAGCCAGCGCCTGGGCTACGGCGCGGTGAGCCTGAGCAGCGAGGCCGAGGCCAGGCTGCGCAGCTATGGCTGGCCGGGCAACATCCGCGAGTTGGAGAACGTGATCCACCACACCCTGCTGATCTGCCGCGACGGCGTGATCCGCCAGCAGGACCTGCGCCTGTCGAACCTGCGCATCGAACGCGCCGACGACAGCAGCGACTGCGACGACTCGGCCGAAGGACTGCTTGAGCGGGCCTTCCAGAAACTCTTCGAGCAAGCGCCTGGGGCCTTGCATGAAAAAGTCGACGACGCACTATTGCGAGCGGCCTACCGCTTCAGCCACCACAACCAGGTCCACACCGCCAACCTGCTCGGGCTCAGCCGCAACATCACCCGTAGCCGCCTGATCAAAATCGGCGAACTGGCGGTAAACCGACGGCGGCCGGCCGAGACTGTTCAGGGAGAGCGCGTCCTGAACCTCTCCATCTAA
- a CDS encoding MFS transporter: protein MGALQAPPLVPVAGTSRRVPVIIGCAFLMELIDATVVMTALPQMGVEFGVPSVRMNLVVSLYMLAAALAVPVSGWAADRFGPRRLFVLAMVLFTLSSLACAMAGSLLQLCLARLCQGAAGAMMVPVGMMILLRWSPREDLLRNMSYLTIPPLIGPMLGPPLGGLMVTLLSWQWIFLVNLPIGVLGIWLVLRHIPDYPGARDRPLDGRGLLLSSIALAALVFGFEALGHGLLARRWVVVLLVLGVLAALLYLRHARRCAQPLLDFSPLRVRSFALTFWGGNLFRLGTAAQPFLMVLLFQLCFGLSPLQAGLLTFTGGVGAFVVKLLAVRIVRRLGFRRTLSLNSLMTGLSLLACARFDLDTPYWLVVLVLFCSGLIRSLQFSAMGGLTYADVPARLHSRASSLSAATVQLTMSLSVGIAASLLGALMSFKGEQQVGVGDIATVMGVCALVCMASALVFRRLAPEAGRDVYQ, encoded by the coding sequence TTGGGCGCGCTGCAGGCGCCGCCCCTGGTCCCGGTAGCCGGTACCTCGCGGCGGGTGCCGGTGATCATCGGCTGCGCGTTTTTGATGGAGCTGATCGACGCCACCGTGGTGATGACCGCCTTGCCGCAGATGGGCGTGGAGTTCGGTGTGCCCAGTGTGCGGATGAACCTGGTGGTGTCGCTGTACATGCTGGCCGCCGCCCTGGCGGTGCCGGTCAGCGGTTGGGCCGCGGATCGCTTCGGGCCACGGCGCTTGTTCGTGCTGGCGATGGTGCTGTTCACCCTGTCGTCGCTGGCCTGCGCAATGGCGGGCTCGCTGTTGCAACTGTGCCTGGCGCGGCTGTGCCAGGGGGCGGCGGGGGCGATGATGGTGCCGGTGGGGATGATGATCCTGCTGCGCTGGTCGCCCCGTGAAGACCTGCTGCGCAACATGTCCTACCTGACCATCCCGCCCCTGATCGGGCCCATGCTCGGGCCGCCGCTGGGCGGCCTGATGGTCACGCTGTTGTCGTGGCAGTGGATCTTCCTGGTCAACCTGCCCATCGGGGTGCTGGGCATCTGGCTGGTGCTGCGGCATATCCCGGATTACCCGGGCGCCCGCGATCGGCCGCTGGATGGGCGCGGCTTGTTGCTCAGCAGCATCGCCCTGGCGGCATTGGTGTTCGGCTTCGAGGCCTTGGGCCACGGCTTGCTGGCGCGCCGCTGGGTGGTGGTGCTGTTGGTGCTCGGGGTGCTGGCGGCGTTGCTGTATCTACGCCATGCCCGGCGGTGCGCGCAGCCCTTGCTGGATTTTTCGCCGCTGCGGGTGCGCAGCTTTGCCCTCACCTTTTGGGGCGGGAACCTGTTTCGCCTGGGGACGGCGGCGCAGCCGTTCCTGATGGTGCTGTTGTTTCAGCTGTGCTTTGGCTTGAGTCCGTTGCAGGCGGGGCTGCTGACCTTCACCGGTGGGGTGGGGGCCTTTGTGGTGAAGCTGTTGGCGGTACGGATCGTAAGGCGCCTGGGGTTTCGCCGGACCTTGAGCCTCAACTCGCTGATGACCGGGTTGAGCCTGCTGGCCTGTGCCCGCTTCGACCTGGATACGCCGTACTGGCTGGTGGTGCTGGTGTTGTTTTGCAGTGGGTTGATCCGCTCGCTGCAATTCAGTGCCATGGGCGGGCTGACCTATGCCGACGTACCGGCGCGGTTGCACAGCAGGGCCAGCAGCCTGTCGGCGGCCACGGTACAACTGACCATGAGCCTGTCGGTGGGCATCGCGGCTTCGTTGTTGGGGGCGCTGATGAGCTTCAAGGGCGAGCAGCAGGTCGGGGTGGGGGACATCGCGACGGTGATGGGGGTGTGCGCGTTGGTGTGCATGGCGTCGGCGCTGGTGTTCCGCCGGTTGGCGCCGGAGGCGGGGCGGGATGTGTATCAGTAG
- a CDS encoding NADP(H)-dependent aldo-keto reductase — protein sequence MIKRTLGNSDIQVSLLGLGTMTWGHQNSESDAHQQLDAALDAGINLIDTAEMYPTPTHAETWGSTERFIGSWLARTGRRSEVVLASKIIGPARQPGAGAHIRDGRTRHDRANIVAALDGSLKRLQTDYLDLYQLHWPDRTTNIFGQREYPYGADDAQTVSIGETLQVLAEQVKAGKIRHIGVSNETPWGVAEFLRQAREQNLPRIVSIQNPYSLLNRLYEGGLSEFSQREHLGLLAYSPLAFGALTGKYLNGALPEGSRLSSVYRTFNRYDSPGAHQAIAAYVDLAAERGLSPAQLALAFVINQPFVSSALTGQTSLAQLADNLGALDVKLDPETLARIEQIHRQVPNPAP from the coding sequence ATGATCAAACGCACACTGGGCAACAGCGATATCCAGGTCAGCCTCCTCGGCCTTGGCACCATGACCTGGGGCCACCAGAACAGCGAAAGCGACGCCCACCAGCAACTCGATGCGGCCCTGGACGCCGGCATCAACCTGATCGACACCGCCGAGATGTACCCCACGCCCACCCACGCCGAAACCTGGGGCAGCACCGAGCGTTTCATCGGCAGCTGGCTGGCCAGGACCGGGCGGCGCAGTGAGGTGGTACTGGCCAGCAAGATCATCGGCCCGGCGCGCCAACCGGGTGCGGGCGCGCATATCCGCGACGGACGCACCCGCCACGACCGCGCCAATATCGTCGCGGCACTGGACGGCAGCCTCAAGCGCCTGCAAACCGACTACCTGGACCTCTACCAACTGCACTGGCCGGACCGCACCACCAATATTTTTGGCCAGCGTGAATACCCCTATGGGGCCGACGACGCCCAGACCGTGAGCATCGGCGAAACCCTGCAGGTGCTGGCCGAGCAGGTGAAGGCGGGCAAGATCCGCCATATCGGCGTGTCCAACGAAACGCCCTGGGGCGTGGCCGAGTTCCTGCGTCAGGCCCGCGAGCAGAACCTGCCGCGCATCGTCAGCATCCAGAACCCCTACAGCCTGCTCAATCGCCTGTACGAGGGCGGCCTCTCGGAGTTCAGCCAGCGTGAGCACCTCGGCCTGCTGGCCTATTCGCCGCTGGCCTTCGGTGCCCTGACCGGCAAGTACCTCAACGGCGCCTTGCCCGAGGGCTCGCGGCTGTCGTCGGTGTACCGCACCTTCAATCGCTACGACAGCCCCGGCGCCCACCAGGCCATCGCAGCCTATGTGGACCTGGCCGCCGAACGCGGTCTGAGCCCGGCGCAGTTGGCCCTGGCCTTTGTCATCAACCAGCCCTTCGTCAGCAGCGCCCTGACCGGGCAGACCAGCCTGGCGCAACTGGCCGACAACCTGGGCGCGCTGGACGTGAAGCTCGACCCGGAAACCCTGGCGCGCATCGAGCAGATCCATCGCCAGGTCCCCAACCCGGCGCCTTGA
- a CDS encoding ABC transporter permease, which translates to MAPINSTAAVLPSAGLIQAQARFGARRRQLQQLAVRPGLVLAALFVALLVVAALAPGWLVSADPLEASARQAFQPPGSLHWLGTDENGRDILARLVYAVRPSLVLGLSATALGLLLGTVLGLAAGLGPRWVDGAVMRLVDVLLAFPDLLLALVIITFFGQGAVNTIIAVGIASVPRYARLVRAQTLVVRGAGYVEAATTLGLARRQVIGRHVLPNAIKPILILATIGIGSTIVAGAALSFLGFGAPPPEPEWGGMLAIGRNYLANAWWLVTWPALAITLTVVSITAIGRELLRRNEGKRL; encoded by the coding sequence ATGGCGCCGATCAATTCAACTGCGGCCGTGTTGCCCAGCGCCGGCCTGATCCAGGCCCAGGCGCGCTTCGGCGCCCGGCGTCGGCAGCTGCAACAACTGGCCGTGCGGCCGGGCCTGGTGCTGGCTGCGCTGTTCGTCGCGTTGCTGGTGGTGGCGGCGCTGGCGCCTGGCTGGCTGGTGTCGGCCGACCCGCTGGAGGCCAGCGCACGTCAGGCATTCCAGCCACCGGGCAGCCTGCATTGGCTGGGTACCGACGAGAACGGCCGCGACATTCTTGCGCGGCTGGTGTATGCGGTGCGCCCCTCGCTGGTGCTGGGTTTGAGCGCCACCGCCCTGGGCCTGTTGCTGGGGACCGTGCTGGGCTTGGCGGCGGGGCTGGGACCGCGCTGGGTGGATGGCGCCGTGATGCGCCTGGTGGACGTGCTGCTGGCGTTTCCCGACCTGCTGCTGGCGCTGGTGATCATCACCTTTTTCGGCCAGGGCGCAGTCAACACCATCATCGCCGTGGGCATCGCCAGCGTGCCGCGCTATGCCCGCCTGGTGCGCGCGCAAACCCTGGTGGTACGGGGTGCCGGCTACGTCGAGGCGGCCACCACCCTGGGCCTGGCACGTCGCCAGGTGATCGGGCGGCATGTGCTGCCCAACGCCATCAAGCCGATCCTGATCCTGGCCACCATCGGCATCGGCAGCACCATCGTTGCCGGTGCCGCCTTGAGCTTCCTCGGCTTTGGCGCGCCGCCGCCCGAACCCGAGTGGGGCGGCATGCTCGCCATCGGCCGCAATTACCTGGCCAACGCCTGGTGGCTGGTGACCTGGCCGGCCCTGGCGATCACCCTCACCGTGGTTTCGATCACCGCCATCGGCCGCGAACTGCTGCGCCGCAATGAAGGTAAACGCCTATGA
- a CDS encoding acyl-CoA dehydrogenase family protein, whose translation MPGLSAVPRTQRRHLEDLKGNTENLLPLIGAGAAQRERERQLPYDAVRQIAEAGLYTCRIPEAHGGPGGSVSDVIGLLLRIASVDSNVAQALRPGFGFVEGLLASRAEGAEAERQRWFARYLDGAVLGNAGWEVGGVNGAISARIVRDGEHYRASGSKYYSTGSLYADWVSAVALDENDEPVSFVLPRDRQGLELLDDFDAMGQRLTASGTTRLNDVRVYADEIRTRTVEEGKRTIVTPFLQLFLATVQAGIACNALDDATRFAREHARPIKHSSASRSVDDPYVQQSVGDIAARAFAAEAVVLRAAASIDRAWAAGLDPALVDQAAIDVAQAQYIAAESALKAGELLFDVGGASTTGRSHNLDRHWRNARTVANHNPRHWKAAAVGAWHLTDTPPPTSGLF comes from the coding sequence ATGCCTGGTTTATCTGCAGTACCCCGGACCCAACGTCGTCATCTGGAGGACCTCAAGGGCAACACCGAAAACCTGCTGCCGCTGATCGGCGCCGGTGCCGCGCAACGTGAGCGCGAACGCCAGCTGCCCTATGACGCCGTGCGCCAGATTGCCGAGGCCGGGCTCTACACCTGCCGCATCCCCGAGGCCCACGGCGGGCCGGGGGGCAGCGTCAGCGACGTGATCGGCCTGCTGCTGCGCATTGCCTCGGTGGACTCCAACGTCGCCCAGGCGCTGCGCCCCGGCTTCGGCTTTGTCGAGGGGCTGCTGGCGTCCCGTGCCGAGGGTGCCGAGGCCGAGCGCCAGCGCTGGTTCGCCCGCTACCTGGACGGTGCGGTGCTGGGCAATGCCGGCTGGGAAGTGGGCGGCGTCAACGGCGCGATCAGCGCGCGCATCGTGCGTGACGGCGAGCACTACCGGGCCAGCGGCAGCAAGTACTACAGCACAGGTTCCCTGTATGCCGACTGGGTCAGTGCCGTGGCCCTGGATGAGAACGACGAGCCGGTGTCGTTCGTACTGCCCCGTGACCGCCAGGGCCTGGAGCTGCTGGACGATTTCGACGCCATGGGCCAGCGCCTGACGGCCAGTGGCACCACCCGGCTCAACGATGTGCGGGTGTATGCCGACGAGATTCGCACGCGCACCGTGGAGGAGGGCAAGCGCACCATCGTCACGCCGTTTTTGCAGTTGTTCCTGGCCACGGTGCAGGCCGGTATCGCCTGCAATGCCCTGGACGATGCCACCCGCTTTGCCCGCGAGCATGCCCGCCCGATCAAGCACAGCAGCGCCAGCCGCTCGGTAGACGACCCCTATGTGCAACAGAGCGTCGGCGACATCGCCGCCCGCGCCTTTGCTGCCGAAGCGGTGGTGCTGCGCGCGGCGGCCTCCATCGACCGGGCCTGGGCGGCCGGGCTTGACCCGGCGCTGGTCGACCAGGCTGCCATCGATGTCGCCCAGGCGCAGTACATTGCCGCCGAGTCGGCGCTCAAGGCCGGTGAGTTGCTGTTCGATGTCGGCGGCGCCTCGACCACCGGGCGCAGCCACAACCTCGACCGTCACTGGCGCAATGCCCGCACCGTCGCCAACCACAACCCGCGTCACTGGAAAGCGGCGGCGGTGGGGGCCTGGCACTTGACCGACACGCCCCCGCCGACCTCGGGGCTGTTTTGA